Proteins found in one Methanomassiliicoccus sp. genomic segment:
- a CDS encoding DUF3243 domain-containing protein has product MADEEQMREYCISAMNYTQNWDTWKKTLKEAITVGKGMGLSDDEIKDIANRFTDFLVERVCAETAEEELLKDMWDAADVDERKAIVSIFYKMLSKEA; this is encoded by the coding sequence ATGGCGGATGAGGAACAGATGAGGGAGTACTGCATTAGCGCTATGAACTACACCCAGAACTGGGATACTTGGAAGAAGACGCTGAAAGAGGCCATCACGGTGGGAAAGGGCATGGGTCTCTCGGACGATGAGATCAAGGACATCGCCAACCGGTTCACCGACTTCCTGGTAGAGAGGGTGTGCGCGGAGACGGCGGAGGAGGAGCTGCTGAAGGACATGTGGGATGCCGCCGATGTGGATGAGAGGAAGGCCATCGTGAGCATATTCTACAAGATGCTGTCCAAGGAGGCCTAG